In the genome of bacterium, the window AACCACGCTGCCTCTCAGCGGCGCAGCGACCGAGATTCCGCGATTGCTCGATGCCATTCAGGCCGAACTCTTTGCGCGAGCGAAGAAGAACCTTGACGAGCACACTAAGAAGGTGGATTCCTACGATGATTTCAAGGATTACGTCGCAGCCGACGAAGGTTTCGCCCTCGTTCATTGGGCGGGGAACGCCGAGGATGAACGGCGGGTTCAAGAAGAGACTAAAGCCACGCTGCGCGTGATTCCCCTTGAGGCAACTGAAGAGCACGGAACGTGCTTCTTGACCGGCCGCCCGTCCCGGCGGCGGGTGGTCTTTGCGAAAGCGTATTGATCCGATGAGGAGGGACTATGGGGCGCAGTGCAACGTGGATCAGTGTCCTCGCTCTGGTGTTGTGGGTGACCGCCTGCAACGCCGGCGAGAACGGGAAGTCCTACAACGGAATCAGTTGGGGGTTTTCGCGTACCTGGTGGAGTGCGGATGCGAACAATGAAGGGTATCCGGCGGCGGGCAATGCCGGAGCGATGGTGGAACTCCGGCGCGTGCGAATGCTGAATGATCGAGTTGCCTTCTCACCCTATTTGCAGTACTTCTGGATGCGCAGCACGATCACCACGCTCATTTGCGATACGTGCTACGGCGAGACCGTCACCGAGCGGAGCTTCTTCCGCGAAATTGATCTGGGTTTCAACCTTCATCTGTTTCCCGTTAAGAGCTGCGATGAGTTCTACATCGGTGGAGGGCCATCGGTGCGGTGGGGACAAGCGGCCCGGCGCGAAGCCGGGACAGCCACGAACACCTTCACTGCCAAAGCGGCGTGGTTCGGTGTGACGGTTCTCGCCGGAATTCGCACACCGCTGTACGGCACATCCATCGCCTTCTTCGAGCCGCAGTTCACTTTCAGCCCCGATCAGGCGGACCGCTGGCAGGCAATCTATCCGCCCGACAAGATGAGCGTTCACATGGGAGTTCTCTGGTAGGTGATTCAGTCGGAAGCGACATCTGCGCAGTCCGCCGAATCCTTCGGACGGGTGCTGGTGAACACGGGTGACGGCAAAGGCAAGACCACGGCCGCGCTGGGCACGATTCTCCGCGCCGTGGGCTACGGTCACCGCTGCCTGATTGTCCAGTTCATCAAGGGCAGTTGGATGTATGGCGAGATCAAGTCCATCAAACGATTGGAACCCGAAGTCGAGTTTCATCGCCTGGGCAAAGGTTTCGTCGGCATCATGGATGACAACCTCCCGCGCGAAGAGCACGAAAAGGCCGCCCATGAAGCGCTCGCGTTTGCCAAGGAGAAACTCGCATCGGGCGACTACCGTCTGGTGCTGTTGGATGAAATCTTCATCGCCGTGACGCTCGGGCTCATTTCCGTGGCCGATGTTCTCGATCTGCTCGACGTGCGGCCGAAACAAACCACTGTGATTCTGACCGGCCGCGGCGCGCCGCCCGAGGTCATCGAGCGCGCCGATACGGTCACCGAAATGCGTGAAGTGAAACACGCGTTCCGCAAAGGAATTCTCGCTCAACGTGGAGTAGATTATTAACTGTGGCCAATAGACCCGATCTCCGTCCTCCCAATCGTAAACCATCCGGCCCGCCCGGCCCTCGGCGATTCCAGTTCTCCATTTGGTATCTCGTTGCTGTCGTGCTTGTCCTTGTGATCGTGCAGAGTTTTTTGACGGGTGAATCCACGACCAAGCTGCCGTACTCTGAATTCAAGCGGATGGTCGCCGACAGCACCGACATCCGTCTGCGCAAACTCGCCGTGACTTCGGAGAAGATTTCCGGCGAAGCGCGTTTCGACTCCGCCGGCGCGGTTCTCTGGCGGAAGTTTGAGACGGTGCGCGTCGAAGACCCGTCGCTGGTGCAGCAGCTCGAAACGCGGGGCGTGGAGTTTGAAGGCCGTCGCGAATCAGGTTGGTGGCAGAGCTTCCTCTTCGCGTGGATTCTCCCCTTTGCGGTGATCTTTCTTATCTGGAGTTTTCTCTTGCGGCGGATGGGCGGCGGCGGTGCCGGCGGAGTGATGTCCTTCGGAAAATCGCGCGCCAAAGTCTACGCCGAGAGCGCGACCAAAGTCTCGTTCAAGGACGTCGCCGGAATAGATGAAGCCTGCGAGGAACTGAAGGAAGTGGTCGAGTTCCTCAAGATGCCCGGCAAGTTTCGCGCGCTCGGAGCCAACATTCCCAAGGGCGTACTGCTGGTCGGGCCTCCCGGAACGGGCAAAACCCTGCTCGCCCGCGCCGTCGCCGGCGAAGCGCAAGTTCCGTTCTTTTCGATTTCCGGTTCGGATTTCGTGGAAATGTTCGTGGGCGTCGGAGCGGCGCGGGTCCGCGATCTGTTCCAGCAGGCGCAGCAGAAGGCTCCCTGCATTGTGTTCATTGACGAGCTCGACGCGCTCGGCAAAGCGCGCGGCGCGAATCCGTGGGGCGGTCACGACGAACGCGAGCAGACGTTGAATGCGCTGCTGGTCGAGATGGACGGATTCGAGAGCAGCAAAGGCGTCATCATCATGGCCGCCACCAATCGCCCCGAGATTCTCGACATTGCTCTGCTTCGACCCGGCCGTTTCGACCGTCAAGTCGTCGTGGA includes:
- the cobO gene encoding cob(I)yrinic acid a,c-diamide adenosyltransferase: MQSEATSAQSAESFGRVLVNTGDGKGKTTAALGTILRAVGYGHRCLIVQFIKGSWMYGEIKSIKRLEPEVEFHRLGKGFVGIMDDNLPREEHEKAAHEALAFAKEKLASGDYRLVLLDEIFIAVTLGLISVADVLDLLDVRPKQTTVILTGRGAPPEVIERADTVTEMREVKHAFRKGILAQRGVDY
- the ftsH gene encoding ATP-dependent zinc metalloprotease FtsH; the encoded protein is MANRPDLRPPNRKPSGPPGPRRFQFSIWYLVAVVLVLVIVQSFLTGESTTKLPYSEFKRMVADSTDIRLRKLAVTSEKISGEARFDSAGAVLWRKFETVRVEDPSLVQQLETRGVEFEGRRESGWWQSFLFAWILPFAVIFLIWSFLLRRMGGGGAGGVMSFGKSRAKVYAESATKVSFKDVAGIDEACEELKEVVEFLKMPGKFRALGANIPKGVLLVGPPGTGKTLLARAVAGEAQVPFFSISGSDFVEMFVGVGAARVRDLFQQAQQKAPCIVFIDELDALGKARGANPWGGHDEREQTLNALLVEMDGFESSKGVIIMAATNRPEILDIALLRPGRFDRQVVVDPPDIAGREAILKVHIRGKKVSSDVNLRVIAARTPGFVGADLANALNEAALLAARRGKKEIEMDELEEAVDREMTGIERRSRVLKPKVKEKIAYHECGHAIVGAKLTRMDPIHRVSIIPRGMSTLGHTLYLPTDDQYLISKEEILDRITATLGGRAAEELVFGEITSGAYNDLMQVTGMARAMVMDYGMSDKLGMLVYRRRSQPTRENPFPMVQEDVYSDATAEDIDEEIRRIVDGCYERARKILSENSDLLNSMSKKLLEVEVLEGDGLREFLGAERTTDFSQIARSAEESEEPAESPSPDDADSEDESSDETDSDSANLGTHLDRRG